One genomic window of Thermococcus indicus includes the following:
- a CDS encoding DUF366 family protein translates to MELLIVKDKRIDYDGSAIGSHWAYRNFGILGNSLVVFRGKCDVKVEEMIDIEDLRASKEIRSDDMVHYIIEVFDLVNALFASTLQKLFIARLCEVLAEYGVKTHRKGDDIYVNGKKLSISIATVSPVSVKIHIGINIEAKGIPEGVDAIGLKELGITDVEGFMEKTGKALVKEFNKVKRDSLKVRWAQ, encoded by the coding sequence ATGGAGCTACTCATCGTGAAGGATAAGCGTATAGACTACGACGGTTCCGCGATAGGGAGCCACTGGGCCTACAGGAACTTTGGAATACTCGGGAACTCGCTGGTCGTCTTCCGTGGAAAGTGCGACGTTAAAGTGGAGGAGATGATTGACATCGAAGATTTAAGGGCGAGCAAGGAAATCCGGAGCGACGATATGGTTCACTACATCATTGAGGTATTCGATTTGGTGAACGCGCTCTTCGCCTCAACGCTCCAGAAGCTCTTCATAGCGAGGCTCTGCGAGGTTCTGGCCGAATACGGCGTGAAAACCCACAGGAAGGGTGACGACATATACGTGAACGGTAAAAAGCTCAGCATATCCATAGCAACGGTCTCCCCAGTCAGCGTCAAGATCCACATCGGGATAAACATTGAGGCGAAGGGAATTCCCGAGGGCGTTGATGCCATCGGCCTGAAGGAGCTTGGCATAACGGATGTGGAGGGCTTCATGGAGAAGACCGGGAAGGCCCTTGTGAAGGAATTCAACAAGGTAAAGAGGGACAGCCTGAAGGTCAGGTGGGCTCAGTAG
- a CDS encoding indolepyruvate oxidoreductase subunit beta → MEFNLIITGVGGQGGLTLSRIVGNAAMHEGYNVRIGETLGMSQRYGSVLSYLRFGEEVYSPLIEEGKANLMLALEPAEALRNARFLGKNSTAVINAYPIHTATTLVGKEKYPELEEIGAALGRICPVYMMDFQREADRINPRTLGVLMLGYAFGKGLVPLRKESLLEGIRLTLREKLWEINFRALERGIELSKA, encoded by the coding sequence ATGGAGTTCAACCTCATAATCACTGGAGTCGGCGGGCAGGGCGGATTGACCCTCTCAAGGATAGTGGGAAACGCCGCCATGCACGAGGGCTACAACGTTCGCATAGGTGAAACCCTTGGAATGAGCCAGCGCTATGGAAGCGTTCTGAGCTACCTCCGGTTTGGCGAGGAGGTCTACTCACCCCTCATCGAGGAAGGAAAGGCAAACCTCATGCTCGCCCTCGAACCCGCCGAAGCCCTGAGAAACGCCAGGTTTTTGGGCAAGAATAGCACGGCTGTGATAAACGCCTACCCGATTCACACCGCGACGACCCTCGTCGGGAAGGAGAAGTACCCGGAGCTGGAGGAGATTGGGGCCGCCCTGGGAAGAATCTGCCCCGTGTACATGATGGACTTCCAGCGCGAGGCCGATAGGATAAACCCAAGAACCCTCGGCGTCCTGATGCTCGGCTACGCGTTTGGTAAAGGTCTCGTGCCCCTCAGGAAGGAGTCCCTGCTTGAGGGAATAAGGCTCACCCTCCGGGAGAAGCTCTGGGAGATTAACTTCAGGGCCCTTGAGAGGGGAATCGAGCTCTCTAAGGCATAA
- a CDS encoding PhoI, protein MEFEMKRMQAFFPASLEIQEELLKAGFRVPYDKESGRRTPIPVVVSSRVERKLRRNRLLKARDFESDGKFALVPGERALLELELTERGFLVLRPKPIEYHLEEMGFVSVPPRVWGTWASFSLPFSAYDELVGFLGEFRDDNGNGFYTASRGSGGRIEVYAYKGRKGKDLGIPVFGYALGLHGLTLAEEYLMEKAKENGVPEERLRYLRLGLKKRRETKAGLKVGIVWENGRPVEITLKLATTEPRVRIQGLYGELVGKSRGELARTDEWYMVVHAGDFMAALEAVGRAFGDKSY, encoded by the coding sequence ATGGAGTTCGAGATGAAGAGGATGCAGGCGTTTTTCCCGGCGTCGCTGGAGATTCAGGAGGAGCTCCTCAAGGCAGGTTTCAGAGTGCCCTACGACAAGGAGAGTGGGAGAAGAACGCCGATTCCCGTAGTGGTTAGTTCGAGGGTGGAGAGGAAGCTCAGAAGAAACAGGCTCCTGAAGGCCAGAGATTTCGAGAGCGATGGGAAGTTCGCGCTGGTGCCTGGTGAAAGGGCACTCCTGGAGCTGGAGCTCACGGAAAGGGGCTTTCTGGTGCTCAGGCCAAAACCGATCGAGTACCACCTCGAGGAGATGGGCTTCGTCTCCGTCCCTCCAAGGGTCTGGGGAACGTGGGCGAGCTTTTCGCTCCCGTTTTCGGCGTACGATGAACTGGTGGGTTTCCTGGGCGAGTTCAGGGACGATAACGGAAACGGATTCTACACAGCCTCACGGGGCTCAGGCGGAAGGATAGAGGTTTACGCCTACAAGGGGAGGAAGGGGAAGGACCTAGGAATTCCTGTTTTTGGCTACGCCCTCGGGCTCCACGGCCTGACGCTTGCGGAAGAGTACCTCATGGAAAAGGCCAAAGAGAATGGGGTTCCGGAGGAGAGGCTCCGCTACCTCAGGCTTGGCCTGAAGAAGAGGAGGGAAACGAAGGCCGGACTTAAGGTCGGTATCGTCTGGGAGAACGGGAGACCCGTCGAGATAACGCTCAAGCTCGCGACGACGGAGCCGAGGGTTAGGATCCAGGGACTCTACGGCGAGTTGGTCGGCAAATCCCGTGGAGAGCTAGCGAGAACCGATGAGTGGTACATGGTCGTCCACGCGGGCGATTTCATGGCGGCTCTAGAGGCCGTCGGAAGGGCCTTTGGGGACAAGTCATATTAA
- a CDS encoding diacylglycerol/polyprenol kinase family protein, with amino-acid sequence MLPGWVPYAGIAAAFILLAIGLTKRLGPEWAWVNRKIIHFSIVPAVLMFYYGKIPPEVFSGAAFAFGLFQLWPHLKKREFSWYQIEHNYGEVFFAFSASVVPMILPKEYATALLLAMAISDGVTGIIRHFYFKRHGFNVKLRKHWTGSLAYLATALAIAFLLLDAGAMGKIGWAVVLTLAEYQGWLDDNLAVPLVGSVLFLLY; translated from the coding sequence ATGCTCCCCGGCTGGGTACCCTATGCCGGCATCGCCGCTGCCTTCATACTCCTCGCCATAGGGCTCACGAAGAGGCTCGGCCCAGAGTGGGCCTGGGTGAACAGGAAGATAATCCACTTCAGTATCGTTCCGGCCGTTCTGATGTTCTACTACGGGAAAATACCTCCGGAGGTCTTCAGCGGGGCAGCCTTTGCCTTCGGCCTGTTCCAGCTCTGGCCCCACCTCAAAAAGAGGGAGTTCTCGTGGTATCAGATAGAGCACAACTACGGGGAGGTCTTCTTTGCCTTCTCCGCATCGGTCGTGCCAATGATCCTGCCGAAGGAATACGCCACCGCCCTGCTACTGGCAATGGCAATAAGCGACGGGGTGACCGGAATAATCAGGCACTTCTACTTCAAGCGGCACGGCTTCAACGTGAAGCTGAGGAAGCACTGGACCGGAAGTTTAGCGTACCTAGCGACGGCGCTGGCTATAGCTTTCCTTCTCCTCGATGCAGGTGCGATGGGAAAAATAGGATGGGCGGTGGTGCTGACCCTGGCCGAGTACCAGGGCTGGCTCGACGACAACTTAGCCGTTCCGCTGGTTGGGAGCGTTCTCTTCCTCCTCTACTGA
- a CDS encoding class I SAM-dependent methyltransferase: MGFEKYYEAFPAYSDIYSEEYRKRIETLEPLLLRYMPKKGRVLDLACGTGGFSFLLEDLGFNVVALDNSDVMLSKAKEFAKDRRSKVEFVKGDARKLPFEENSFDYVVFIDSLVHFEPRDLNSTFKEVARVLKPGGRFILQFTDLRALLPVLTNGQIVGAEYWISKVLPDADEKTVVLEFQSEKEHFRVRFNVWGKTAVELLAKLYFRQLHSERMNEHSYFQVYAPKK; the protein is encoded by the coding sequence ATGGGCTTCGAAAAGTACTACGAGGCGTTTCCGGCGTACAGCGACATATACTCCGAGGAGTACCGGAAGAGAATCGAGACCCTAGAGCCACTACTGCTCAGGTACATGCCCAAAAAGGGCAGGGTTCTCGACCTGGCCTGTGGAACAGGGGGGTTCTCATTTCTCCTTGAAGACCTCGGATTCAACGTCGTTGCCCTCGACAACAGCGACGTCATGCTATCCAAGGCAAAGGAATTCGCAAAGGACAGGAGGTCAAAGGTCGAGTTCGTGAAGGGAGACGCCAGAAAACTGCCCTTCGAGGAGAACAGCTTCGACTACGTGGTTTTCATAGACAGCCTGGTTCATTTCGAACCGAGGGACCTAAATTCAACCTTCAAAGAGGTCGCAAGGGTTCTCAAACCCGGCGGGAGGTTCATCCTTCAGTTCACCGATCTGAGGGCCCTCCTACCGGTTCTCACGAACGGGCAGATAGTGGGTGCTGAGTACTGGATCAGTAAGGTTCTGCCGGACGCCGACGAAAAGACCGTGGTTCTTGAGTTCCAGAGTGAAAAAGAGCATTTCCGCGTCAGGTTCAACGTCTGGGGAAAGACCGCGGTGGAACTGCTGGCAAAGCTGTACTTCAGGCAACTCCACAGTGAAAGAATGAACGAGCACAGTTACTTCCAGGTTTACGCGCCGAAGAAATGA
- the lysS gene encoding lysine--tRNA ligase encodes MVHWADYMAEKIIRERGDRDEYVVESGITPSGYVHIGNFREFFTAYIVGHALRDRGKKVRHIHMWDDYDRFRKVPKNVPPEWKEHLTKPVREVPDPWGCHDSYAEHFIAIFEEEVSKLGIEVDFLHAYELYKSGEYAEEIKLALEKRDEIKAILDKYRERAKQPPLEEDWQPVMIYCPKCRREAGFVSWDGEWKVSYKCPHCGSEGETDIRDGNVKLRWRVDWPMRWAHFKVDFEPAGKDHLAAGGSYDTGREIVEKVFGWPSPIDLMYEFVGIKGQKGKMSGSKGNVILLSDLYEVLEPGIIRFIYAKARPNKELKIDLGLGLLNLYDEFDKVERIYFGIEQAKNPEEEEELKRTYELSMPEVPDRLTAQAPFRFLVTLVQMPHLNEEGIIRVLQEQGHLPEKLGEDDVERVRLRIRLAKNWVEKYAPDNVKFSILEEPPEIELRPEIRGAMLEVAGWLEAHEGFTVEELNNAIYDAAKKREIPSKEWFKALYNVFIGKDRGPRLASFLASLDREFVIRRLRMEA; translated from the coding sequence ATGGTTCATTGGGCAGACTACATGGCTGAAAAGATTATCCGGGAACGCGGCGACAGGGATGAATACGTTGTGGAGAGCGGAATAACTCCGAGCGGTTACGTTCACATAGGGAACTTCAGGGAGTTCTTCACGGCATACATAGTCGGCCACGCCCTCAGGGACAGGGGGAAGAAGGTTCGCCACATCCACATGTGGGACGACTACGACCGCTTCAGGAAGGTTCCAAAGAACGTGCCGCCCGAGTGGAAGGAGCACCTTACCAAGCCCGTCCGCGAGGTTCCTGATCCATGGGGCTGCCACGACAGCTACGCGGAGCACTTCATAGCCATATTCGAAGAGGAAGTGTCGAAGCTCGGCATAGAGGTGGACTTCCTCCACGCCTACGAGCTGTACAAGTCCGGCGAGTACGCCGAGGAGATAAAGCTCGCTCTTGAAAAGCGCGATGAGATAAAGGCCATCCTCGATAAGTACCGCGAGAGGGCCAAACAGCCGCCCCTTGAGGAGGACTGGCAGCCGGTCATGATTTACTGCCCGAAGTGCAGGAGAGAAGCCGGGTTCGTTTCGTGGGACGGCGAGTGGAAGGTCTCCTACAAGTGTCCCCACTGCGGCAGCGAGGGCGAGACAGACATAAGGGACGGCAACGTCAAGCTCAGGTGGAGGGTTGACTGGCCGATGCGCTGGGCGCACTTCAAGGTCGACTTCGAGCCGGCCGGAAAGGACCACCTGGCAGCCGGTGGCTCGTACGACACCGGCAGGGAGATAGTTGAGAAGGTATTCGGCTGGCCTTCACCCATAGACCTGATGTACGAGTTCGTCGGAATAAAGGGTCAGAAGGGGAAGATGAGCGGAAGCAAGGGCAACGTTATACTCCTCAGCGACCTCTACGAGGTGCTCGAGCCGGGAATAATCCGCTTCATATACGCGAAGGCGAGGCCCAACAAGGAGCTGAAGATAGACCTCGGCCTTGGTCTGCTCAACCTATACGACGAGTTCGATAAGGTGGAGCGCATCTACTTCGGCATTGAGCAGGCCAAGAACCCGGAGGAGGAAGAGGAGCTCAAGAGAACCTACGAGCTCTCGATGCCGGAGGTTCCCGACAGACTGACCGCGCAGGCGCCCTTCAGGTTCCTGGTTACGCTCGTCCAGATGCCACACCTCAACGAGGAGGGTATAATCCGCGTTCTCCAGGAGCAGGGTCATCTCCCAGAGAAGCTCGGCGAAGATGACGTCGAGCGGGTAAGGCTCCGCATACGCCTGGCTAAAAACTGGGTTGAGAAGTACGCCCCCGACAACGTGAAGTTCAGCATCCTGGAAGAGCCCCCAGAGATCGAGCTTAGGCCTGAAATCAGGGGGGCCATGCTCGAGGTCGCGGGGTGGCTTGAGGCCCACGAGGGTTTCACCGTTGAGGAACTTAACAACGCCATCTACGATGCTGCCAAGAAGCGCGAGATTCCGAGCAAGGAGTGGTTCAAGGCTTTGTACAACGTCTTCATCGGCAAGGACCGCGGCCCGAGGCTCGCGAGCTTCCTGGCTTCCCTCGACAGGGAATTTGTGATAAGGCGCCTCCGCATGGAGGCTTAA